The proteins below come from a single Acinonyx jubatus isolate Ajub_Pintada_27869175 chromosome A1, VMU_Ajub_asm_v1.0, whole genome shotgun sequence genomic window:
- the LOC128315209 gene encoding translation initiation factor IF-2-like yields MPAATAWPAQIRAPSPVPEGSSPSRRRPRMSGLPLPRPGPLAARLCGLLCAGSSRSATGARSSTPRPRPLLPPPPAQLPRAGPATPGAGRSRAHVRSAYLGGGGGGLGGCYRGGCSARNGEQRLGRGRDSADGGGADPPRPCAPGLASSAPGPAPDTAQAWARVPNQLPARTITFLRPQCPPRTRVPAGVCGHAWVLRAPGHGAGEAWG; encoded by the exons ATGCCGGCGGCGACAGCGTGGCCCGCACAGATCCGTGCGCCCAGCCCG GTCCCCGAAGGATCGAGTCCCAGCCGCAGGCGCCCCCGGATGTCCGGCCTCCCGCTCCCGCGCCCCGGCCCGCTTGCCGCCCGCCTGTGCGGCCTGCTCTGCGCGGGGAGCTCCCGCTCGGCCACTGGGGCCCGGTCCTCAACCCCTCGCCCACGCccgctcctccccccacctcctgctcagctccccagggcagggcccGCGACTCCAGGCGCCGGCAGATCGCGGGCCCATGTCCGTAGCGCCTACCTCGGGGGCGGTGGCGGCGGGCTCGGCGGCTGCTACCGCGGGGGCTGCAGCGCGAGGAACGGAGAGCAGCGGCTGGGCCGAGGGCGGGACAGCGCGGACGGCGGCGGCGCGGACCCGCCCCGACCCTGCGCGCCCGGCCTGGCGAGCTCCGCCCCTGGGCCCGCCCCGGACACCGCCCAGGCCTGGGCCCGGGTCCCCAACCAGCTCCCGGCCAGAACCATTACCTTCCTGCGACCTCAGTGCCCACCGCGGACGCGTGTGCCCGCAGGCGTGTGCGGGCACGCGTGGGTGCTGCGTGCGCCCGGACACGGGGCCGGGGAGGCGTGGGGCTGA